A window of the Branchiibius hedensis genome harbors these coding sequences:
- a CDS encoding class F sortase: MAIGSAPAGSSGGFAVMNVTSELPRLGANRLYVPKLGINTSIVAAPVKAGALVVPGATKVGRWTGSVGYGAKTGRAVIAGHTLSYGRYKGALAPIARATKGTVIYVSDSAGRVYRFLVTVRAEMTKSALPADVFYGRDSMKLELVTCGGVILRGGHHKDNVVVTAVRF; encoded by the coding sequence GTGGCTATCGGTAGCGCCCCAGCCGGGAGCAGCGGCGGCTTCGCCGTCATGAACGTCACCTCCGAACTGCCCAGGCTCGGTGCCAACCGGCTCTACGTGCCGAAGTTGGGGATCAACACGTCGATTGTCGCGGCACCGGTCAAGGCTGGAGCACTGGTCGTCCCCGGCGCGACGAAGGTGGGTCGGTGGACCGGCTCGGTTGGTTATGGCGCAAAGACCGGACGGGCTGTCATCGCGGGACACACCCTGTCTTACGGCCGGTACAAGGGCGCGTTGGCCCCGATTGCTCGTGCGACCAAGGGCACGGTCATCTACGTCAGCGATTCTGCCGGAAGGGTCTACCGCTTCCTTGTGACCGTTCGCGCCGAGATGACGAAGTCTGCTCTACCGGCGGACGTGTTCTATGGCCGCGACTCGATGAAGTTGGAACTGGTCACCTGCGGCGGAGTCATCCTGCGAGGCGGGCACCACAAAGACAACGTGGTGGTCACGGCTGTGCGGTTCTAA
- a CDS encoding RNA ligase (ATP): MNDSRALATVAVIGDLQPIPGADQIERATVRGWHVVVRKGQFAAGQRVIYVEVDALLPINDPRFAFLGARGTKTVALPDGSSLEGHVLRTVRLRGQVSQGLVLSEDESGVDLTQAPVGSDLTDLLGIVKYEPPIPAHLAGQVVGPFPAQFAPKTDAERAQNLTAHWAALTVHPAGWIATEKIDGSSVTIIRDPDDGRIRYCSRNLELRPTPELSSRTVDERIGLSAALEPGMVVQAEIAGPGIQGNPLRLPDLRLFVFNVLDAHRWFLPRSAWPQVALDHAAPLLDLPFPAGTEEAVAQVDGLRSAVGRDRAAEGVVWHTADGQGLTVLDGRDCWKAINNRYLLKHGG; the protein is encoded by the coding sequence GTGAACGACTCCCGCGCACTTGCCACAGTTGCCGTCATCGGTGACCTGCAGCCGATTCCCGGCGCCGATCAGATCGAACGAGCGACCGTCCGTGGATGGCACGTTGTTGTCCGTAAAGGCCAGTTCGCCGCCGGACAGCGGGTCATCTACGTCGAAGTCGATGCGCTGCTGCCGATCAACGACCCGCGTTTCGCGTTCCTGGGTGCGCGCGGAACGAAAACCGTTGCACTGCCGGATGGTTCGAGCCTGGAAGGGCATGTGCTGCGCACGGTGCGACTACGTGGCCAGGTGTCACAAGGGCTTGTGCTGTCGGAAGATGAGTCCGGGGTCGACCTGACGCAGGCCCCTGTCGGTTCTGATCTGACCGACCTGCTCGGCATCGTCAAGTACGAGCCGCCGATCCCGGCGCACCTGGCAGGTCAAGTGGTCGGACCGTTCCCGGCGCAATTCGCCCCGAAAACTGATGCTGAGCGCGCACAGAACCTCACCGCTCACTGGGCTGCGTTGACTGTGCATCCGGCAGGCTGGATCGCGACGGAGAAGATCGACGGCAGTTCGGTGACAATCATTCGCGACCCGGACGACGGCCGTATCCGGTACTGCTCGCGCAACCTGGAGCTGCGTCCGACGCCGGAATTGTCCAGCCGGACCGTGGATGAGCGGATCGGCCTGAGTGCGGCGCTCGAACCCGGCATGGTGGTGCAGGCGGAGATCGCCGGGCCCGGGATCCAAGGCAATCCGTTACGGCTGCCCGACCTACGGCTGTTCGTCTTCAACGTCTTGGACGCTCATCGCTGGTTCCTGCCCCGGTCTGCGTGGCCGCAAGTGGCGCTCGATCACGCTGCGCCACTACTGGACCTGCCGTTCCCGGCCGGCACCGAAGAAGCGGTGGCCCAGGTGGACGGGTTGCGGTCGGCTGTCGGCCGCGACCGTGCTGCCGAGGGGGTCGTTTGGCACACCGCCGACGGCCAGGGCCTGACGGTGCTAGATGGTCGCGACTGCTGGAAGGCGATCAACAACCGATACCTGTTGAAGCACGGAGGTTGA
- a CDS encoding RusA family crossover junction endodeoxyribonuclease, producing MAEFSFRAVGHPRPQGSKRHVGKGVLVESSDVKTWRSTIVDAAVEALAGRQPFTGAVIVTARFSFCRPKSHYGTGRNQHRLRPSAPDYCTSRAIGDADKLGRAVLDALTAARVYIDDSQVVRIIADKGWCDRTVREGATIVVTPLEAVDQRAVPVQVDGAA from the coding sequence ATGGCCGAGTTTTCGTTTCGAGCCGTCGGGCATCCACGGCCACAGGGATCCAAGCGACACGTTGGCAAGGGCGTCCTGGTGGAATCTTCCGACGTCAAGACGTGGCGCAGCACCATCGTCGACGCTGCCGTCGAGGCACTCGCCGGGAGGCAGCCGTTCACTGGCGCCGTCATCGTTACCGCCAGATTCAGCTTCTGCCGACCCAAGTCGCACTACGGAACGGGCCGCAACCAGCACCGGCTGAGGCCCTCCGCCCCCGACTACTGCACCAGTCGTGCTATCGGAGACGCCGACAAGCTGGGGCGAGCCGTACTTGACGCCCTGACCGCAGCCAGGGTGTATATCGATGACTCCCAGGTCGTCCGCATCATCGCCGATAAGGGCTGGTGCGACCGCACGGTCCGGGAAGGCGCAACGATCGTCGTCACCCCTTTGGAAGCGGTCGATCAGCGCGCCGTGCCGGTGCAAGTCGATGGCGCGGCTTAA
- a CDS encoding ATP-grasp domain-containing protein, with protein sequence MPTLHVVTHQRWIADDFAAAPPDGWQVRHSNGLDVPAVGPGDALWAPMAWVARAYRSGMSHPLAAPAPLLADLIAPHHLKRPLVTMTLRETERMTAKRPVFAKLAMMKHEGLPAQWYANVCEFRCAAQKLGASESTMVSLCWDRMHWLAEYRLFVAGGHAVGASRYLVRDPATGEPTLWSEELDQVPAPQGELAEAIDFGEQVLVDPVARPSLNACTLDVGWSPDTGWSVIEVNPAWCSAVYGTSIDAAWRSVLDANSPAPQSLWTPDPWLRKIAGRQTPLSIRTDEPVACEATPARGASPDERRAVLAYAGPRLTRRTVSK encoded by the coding sequence ATGCCGACATTGCACGTCGTCACACACCAACGCTGGATCGCGGACGACTTCGCTGCCGCGCCCCCGGACGGCTGGCAGGTGCGCCACAGCAACGGGCTCGACGTCCCAGCCGTGGGTCCGGGTGACGCTTTGTGGGCTCCCATGGCCTGGGTTGCGCGAGCTTACCGGTCCGGGATGAGCCACCCGCTGGCTGCGCCAGCTCCCCTCCTGGCCGACCTGATCGCCCCGCACCACCTCAAACGGCCTCTCGTAACGATGACTCTGCGTGAGACGGAACGGATGACCGCGAAGCGGCCAGTGTTCGCCAAGCTGGCAATGATGAAACACGAGGGTCTACCGGCTCAGTGGTACGCCAATGTCTGTGAGTTCCGCTGCGCTGCGCAGAAACTTGGCGCTTCGGAGTCAACGATGGTGTCGTTGTGCTGGGATCGGATGCACTGGTTGGCGGAGTACCGGCTATTCGTAGCAGGCGGACACGCAGTTGGCGCGAGTCGGTACCTAGTGCGCGACCCGGCGACCGGCGAACCGACGTTGTGGTCCGAGGAGCTCGACCAGGTCCCGGCGCCACAGGGCGAGCTCGCCGAAGCCATCGACTTCGGCGAGCAGGTACTGGTCGACCCTGTGGCGCGCCCATCGCTGAACGCATGCACGTTGGACGTCGGCTGGTCGCCCGACACTGGTTGGTCCGTGATCGAGGTGAACCCGGCATGGTGTTCGGCGGTCTACGGCACCTCGATCGACGCCGCCTGGCGCTCCGTGCTCGACGCGAACTCGCCCGCGCCACAGAGTCTGTGGACACCTGATCCGTGGCTGCGAAAGATCGCAGGACGACAGACTCCGTTGTCGATCAGGACAGACGAGCCAGTCGCATGCGAGGCCACTCCTGCCAGGGGAGCCAGCCCCGATGAACGTAGAGCAGTGCTTGCATACGCAGGTCCGAGACTGACCCGTCGCACCGTCAGCAAATGA
- a CDS encoding IS630 family transposase, which produces MANRPAPGLLLRDGDRARLLRLTRSSTVRAGLAQRARIVLLASGGVSNTAIASQVGMSRPTVITWRDRYARQGIDGLRDRDRPGRPRVVDHRAIVAATLKAPPKKYGVTHWSTRLLARHLRVGDATIARAWREYGVQPWRLETFKFSTDPHLVAKVTDVVGLYLNPPQNAVVLCVDEKSQIQALDRTAPMLPMQPGLPARRTHDYKRHGTSTLFAALEVATGQVTGACKNRHRHQEFLAFLKQVAKAYPGQDLHLVMDNYAAHKHPKVNQWLEQNPRIAVHFTPTSASWMNMVEIWFGIIERQAIHRGTFTSVPDLNAKIRAFITGWNDRKHPFVWTKTADQILKTTNRQKTSNAAH; this is translated from the coding sequence ATGGCGAATCGTCCTGCTCCGGGGTTGTTGCTGCGTGATGGGGACCGGGCCCGGTTGTTGCGGTTGACTCGATCCTCGACGGTCCGTGCGGGGTTGGCGCAGCGGGCGCGGATCGTGTTGCTGGCCTCGGGCGGTGTGTCGAACACGGCTATTGCGAGCCAGGTGGGCATGTCTCGTCCGACGGTGATTACCTGGCGTGATCGGTACGCCCGCCAGGGCATCGATGGCCTGCGGGATCGTGATCGTCCGGGTCGCCCGCGGGTGGTGGATCATCGGGCGATCGTGGCGGCGACGTTGAAGGCGCCGCCGAAGAAGTACGGGGTGACGCACTGGTCGACCCGGTTGCTGGCGCGGCATCTGCGGGTCGGGGATGCCACGATCGCCCGGGCGTGGCGTGAGTACGGGGTCCAGCCATGGCGGCTGGAGACGTTCAAGTTCTCCACTGACCCGCACCTGGTCGCCAAGGTCACCGACGTCGTCGGGCTATACCTGAACCCGCCGCAGAACGCCGTGGTGTTGTGTGTGGATGAGAAGTCCCAGATCCAGGCGTTGGACCGGACCGCGCCGATGCTGCCGATGCAACCGGGGCTGCCGGCCCGACGCACCCATGACTACAAACGACACGGGACCTCCACGTTGTTCGCGGCGCTGGAAGTCGCGACCGGACAGGTCACCGGCGCGTGCAAGAACAGGCACCGGCACCAGGAGTTCCTGGCGTTCCTGAAACAGGTGGCCAAGGCCTACCCCGGACAGGATCTGCACCTGGTGATGGACAACTACGCCGCTCACAAGCACCCCAAGGTCAACCAGTGGCTGGAGCAGAACCCGCGGATCGCAGTGCACTTCACCCCCACCAGCGCGTCCTGGATGAACATGGTCGAGATCTGGTTCGGGATCATCGAACGCCAAGCGATCCACCGCGGCACGTTCACCTCCGTGCCAGACCTGAACGCCAAGATCCGCGCGTTCATCACCGGCTGGAACGACCGCAAACACCCGTTCGTCTGGACAAAGACCGCCGACCAAATCCTCAAGACGACCAACCGTCAGAAGACTTCAAACGCAGCCCACTAG
- a CDS encoding DNA methyltransferase codes for MDRLRQLGVQPDLIYADPPFGTGRHQGDYADPAGQAWQTMINRLIAGAFEILPEHGSLWLHLGVGDGNRSMLRYAEQSALRVFGSAAHRSTIWWQRTGSAPVANTGFREQHDPILVLAKSPAFTVRRPPRTDDENTWFKSWDGDPVPWSSGDLTGPRGDRHPDLVYGIQSPFTATVHYPGPGRHWVYNRTEMTARLAAWGVYLPQHLPDAETRRRIVGSDVGDSPALMLTGGLAQAQRQATARMAAGTWPEVFFGRTGGGRPRRKVPLPATGAAPASVWDARFAGTVRDARDEVQRATGARFTTPKPEALLTRIIQIATDPDHLVFDPFAGSGVTAAVAHKLGRAWITCESWQPTIDQVTLPRLTFACGGNAPHMTTTLVEPLPHKMLSDAPKQAAATLAALSARLDVDPAIVRRIRAQLAAIAKTQQVAHPVPDEEVVVAELDDLQERLLAKYVHTGSSPSCGAH; via the coding sequence ATGGATCGGCTGCGTCAGCTCGGCGTACAACCAGACCTGATCTACGCCGACCCGCCGTTCGGCACCGGCCGACACCAAGGCGACTACGCCGACCCGGCTGGGCAGGCGTGGCAGACCATGATCAACCGGCTCATCGCTGGCGCGTTCGAGATCCTGCCCGAACACGGCAGCCTGTGGTTGCACCTGGGCGTCGGAGACGGAAACCGGTCGATGCTCCGATACGCCGAACAGTCCGCCCTGAGGGTGTTCGGGTCGGCCGCGCACCGGAGCACTATCTGGTGGCAACGCACCGGGTCGGCTCCCGTGGCCAACACCGGCTTCCGGGAACAACACGACCCCATCCTGGTGCTGGCCAAGTCGCCAGCTTTCACCGTGCGTCGTCCGCCGCGCACCGATGACGAAAACACCTGGTTCAAGTCTTGGGACGGAGACCCTGTCCCATGGAGTTCAGGTGACTTGACCGGGCCACGCGGTGACCGGCACCCCGACCTGGTGTACGGGATCCAGTCACCCTTCACCGCAACCGTGCACTACCCGGGTCCGGGACGGCACTGGGTCTACAACCGCACCGAAATGACGGCCCGGCTGGCCGCGTGGGGGGTCTATCTCCCGCAGCATCTGCCCGACGCCGAGACTCGCCGCCGCATCGTCGGCTCCGACGTCGGTGACAGTCCTGCACTGATGCTGACCGGCGGGCTGGCGCAGGCACAGCGTCAAGCCACCGCACGGATGGCTGCGGGCACCTGGCCGGAGGTCTTTTTCGGACGAACCGGGGGCGGCCGTCCGCGCCGCAAAGTCCCGTTGCCGGCCACAGGCGCTGCGCCCGCCAGCGTGTGGGACGCCCGTTTCGCCGGAACCGTCCGCGACGCTCGCGACGAAGTCCAGCGCGCCACCGGCGCTCGGTTCACCACCCCGAAGCCCGAGGCACTCCTCACCAGGATCATCCAGATCGCCACCGACCCCGACCACCTGGTGTTCGACCCGTTCGCCGGGTCCGGTGTCACCGCCGCCGTCGCGCACAAGCTGGGCCGAGCCTGGATCACCTGCGAGTCGTGGCAACCGACGATTGACCAGGTGACGCTTCCCCGCCTCACGTTCGCCTGTGGTGGCAATGCCCCGCATATGACGACGACATTGGTCGAGCCGTTGCCCCACAAGATGCTTTCCGATGCACCGAAGCAGGCGGCAGCAACGTTGGCGGCACTCAGCGCCCGCCTCGACGTCGACCCGGCCATCGTCCGGCGTATCCGTGCCCAGCTCGCCGCAATAGCCAAAACCCAGCAGGTTGCTCATCCGGTGCCCGACGAAGAAGTCGTCGTGGCGGAGCTTGACGACCTGCAGGAGCGGCTGCTCGCCAAATACGTCCACACTGGCTCGTCGCCGTCCTGCGGAGCGCACTGA
- a CDS encoding XamI family restriction endonuclease, translated as MTATPPRWDNEQLTSDRLTATTQFREERTTEPLDHYLEFYEDAYSVFADVMEASDDLRKLRETAADLLLNKSRQHLCRYVASPPLSEDDLKTLGDCSLAIGALKANPDNIDILMEYILMGLDRERFPWVGEDREPSESERQAAIVSTAAMFAMRKMETFRRGRGKAFEKALKVYLAEECGLTEVKATVISNASQGPQIGEFSGESSVVGGKADIVVRLFDGRLLPIECKVSNSETNSYKRLIHDCGEKAQAWVADLGVANCLPVAALSGCYSLGNLNKAQNMGLTLIWSHDFEPLGTFIESTLAEPSA; from the coding sequence ATGACGGCTACACCCCCAAGGTGGGACAATGAGCAGCTGACGTCGGACCGTCTGACCGCGACCACTCAGTTCCGTGAGGAGCGCACGACCGAGCCGCTCGACCACTACCTCGAGTTCTATGAAGACGCCTACTCCGTATTCGCCGACGTGATGGAGGCGAGCGACGACCTCCGCAAGCTTCGTGAAACGGCTGCCGACCTGCTTTTGAACAAGTCGCGCCAGCACCTTTGCCGTTACGTCGCTTCGCCTCCGCTGAGCGAGGACGATCTGAAGACTCTGGGGGACTGCTCCCTTGCCATCGGAGCGCTCAAGGCGAACCCCGACAACATCGACATCCTGATGGAGTACATCCTCATGGGCCTCGATCGCGAGCGGTTCCCCTGGGTGGGCGAAGACCGGGAGCCCTCGGAGTCCGAGCGACAGGCAGCCATCGTGTCAACTGCCGCCATGTTCGCAATGCGCAAGATGGAGACCTTCCGGCGCGGCAGAGGCAAGGCTTTCGAGAAGGCACTGAAGGTCTACCTCGCCGAGGAATGCGGCCTGACAGAGGTGAAGGCAACCGTCATCTCCAACGCCTCTCAAGGGCCGCAGATTGGGGAGTTCTCGGGCGAATCCTCGGTAGTCGGCGGGAAGGCTGACATCGTGGTGCGCCTGTTCGACGGGCGCTTGCTCCCCATCGAGTGCAAAGTCAGCAACTCGGAGACCAACTCCTACAAGCGCTTGATTCATGACTGTGGTGAAAAGGCGCAGGCATGGGTAGCAGACCTCGGAGTAGCGAACTGCCTGCCCGTCGCGGCGCTATCGGGCTGCTATTCACTCGGCAACCTCAACAAAGCTCAGAACATGGGCTTGACGCTCATCTGGTCGCACGATTTCGAGCCTCTGGGCACGTTCATCGAGAGCACCCTAGCCGAGCCCAGCGCTTGA
- a CDS encoding N-6 DNA methylase: protein MKQGKESAPVLSPDVLAQRLSTATAVVGGHREAVAIQLTAVATGALFFGTGPDLVRPMMASFSSAPDTVALDELWTVAASSVPFLRQHLPHLTGWAGRPDAQAALVARACFTELAQVDLIGSASAHQVGGELLGPVYSSLRSPNSQRSSGAFYTPMHLASLLAEMNPLGEGETFADPACGAGVLPVAAAISMRRRGLDPATVTWVLNDIDPVAVALAGINALVHSLGPRIVLTCSDGLSRDVG, encoded by the coding sequence GTGAAGCAGGGTAAGGAGTCTGCGCCGGTACTTTCCCCGGACGTTTTGGCGCAGCGACTGAGCACCGCGACCGCCGTGGTCGGTGGCCACCGGGAAGCTGTGGCGATCCAGTTGACCGCGGTAGCCACTGGCGCGCTGTTCTTCGGCACCGGCCCGGACCTGGTTCGCCCCATGATGGCGTCCTTCTCGTCCGCGCCGGACACAGTCGCATTGGACGAACTGTGGACGGTGGCCGCATCATCGGTGCCCTTCCTTCGCCAGCATCTGCCGCACCTGACTGGCTGGGCGGGACGCCCCGACGCCCAGGCCGCACTGGTCGCTCGGGCCTGTTTCACAGAGCTTGCTCAGGTAGATCTGATCGGGTCCGCCTCGGCCCACCAGGTCGGCGGCGAACTCCTCGGGCCGGTCTACAGCAGCCTGCGTTCCCCGAACTCGCAACGCTCCAGCGGAGCGTTCTACACCCCAATGCACCTGGCCTCGTTGCTCGCCGAAATGAACCCGTTGGGCGAGGGCGAGACCTTCGCCGATCCAGCCTGCGGCGCCGGGGTTTTGCCGGTGGCTGCGGCGATCTCGATGCGCCGTCGCGGGCTGGATCCAGCCACCGTCACCTGGGTGCTGAATGACATCGACCCGGTCGCTGTCGCCTTGGCTGGCATCAACGCCCTGGTGCACAGCCTTGGCCCTCGGATCGTTCTGACGTGCTCGGACGGTCTCAGCAGGGATGTCGGTTGA
- a CDS encoding Eco57I restriction-modification methylase domain-containing protein, translated as MTIRSLEELVACAVALGAENVDGLSVAEKELIMQTHVGRRDVAALREQIATGIDPLGDAFCALRSAEERRPQGQTYTPALIVDSMINWAKAQGEPARVVDPGVGSGRYLLKAAVAFPDAVLIGADLDPIAALMARANLNAAGHADRARVELVDYRALMVEGIEGRTLYVGNPPYVRHHGITQDWKQWLSATAALHGYKASQLAGLHVHFFLATLQHATTNDFGAFVTSSEWLDVNYGALVRQMLLGKLGGDSVHVVDPAAMPFDANTTAAITCFNVGRQVESITLQSVNTLPELGALSNGHAVAKERLIEAPRWMPLLRVTPKLPEGYVELGELARVHRGTVTGANAVWVTHRDTTKLPESLLQPSVTKARELFAAGSVLQDTSTLRVVIDLPTELDELDPDERRKVDAFLRRPEVKVAKQGFVASNRKAWWSVGLRSPAPILATYMARRPPAFVRNAADARHINIAHGLYPREAMSVHALAKLTEHLRVSVTLGQGRTYAGGLTKFEPREMERLPVPTMELLNDDGYTPKVGQ; from the coding sequence ATGACCATCCGCAGCCTGGAGGAACTCGTGGCGTGCGCGGTGGCACTCGGGGCGGAGAACGTGGACGGCCTGAGCGTCGCTGAGAAGGAACTGATCATGCAGACGCATGTAGGCCGCCGCGATGTCGCCGCCCTACGAGAGCAGATCGCCACCGGGATTGACCCATTGGGTGATGCGTTCTGTGCGCTCCGAAGCGCGGAGGAACGTCGACCCCAGGGGCAGACCTACACGCCTGCCCTCATCGTGGACTCGATGATCAACTGGGCGAAGGCTCAGGGCGAACCGGCGCGGGTCGTCGATCCCGGTGTGGGGTCAGGTCGTTACCTGCTCAAGGCAGCGGTCGCGTTCCCCGATGCTGTGCTCATCGGCGCTGATCTGGACCCCATCGCCGCGCTCATGGCAAGGGCCAACCTCAACGCTGCTGGTCATGCCGATCGCGCGCGAGTCGAACTGGTGGACTACCGCGCCCTCATGGTGGAAGGGATCGAGGGCCGAACGTTGTACGTCGGCAACCCACCCTACGTTCGGCACCACGGGATCACACAAGACTGGAAGCAGTGGCTTTCGGCGACGGCGGCGCTTCACGGGTACAAGGCGTCGCAGCTCGCAGGGCTGCACGTCCACTTTTTCCTTGCCACTCTACAGCACGCGACGACGAACGACTTCGGTGCTTTCGTCACCTCTTCGGAGTGGCTGGACGTCAACTACGGCGCGCTCGTTCGGCAGATGCTCCTCGGCAAGCTAGGCGGCGACTCCGTCCACGTAGTTGACCCTGCTGCCATGCCTTTCGACGCCAATACGACGGCAGCCATCACCTGCTTCAACGTCGGGCGACAAGTCGAGTCGATCACACTTCAGTCAGTAAACACGCTGCCCGAACTGGGGGCACTGTCCAACGGCCACGCGGTGGCCAAGGAACGGCTCATCGAGGCACCCCGTTGGATGCCGCTTCTTCGCGTGACCCCCAAACTTCCAGAGGGCTACGTCGAACTCGGCGAGCTCGCGCGTGTTCACCGGGGCACCGTGACCGGCGCCAACGCTGTTTGGGTGACGCACAGAGACACAACCAAGTTGCCCGAGTCCCTGTTGCAGCCGTCGGTAACGAAGGCCCGTGAGCTTTTCGCGGCAGGCAGTGTTCTCCAGGACACATCCACCCTTCGGGTCGTCATCGACCTTCCGACGGAACTGGACGAGCTTGACCCGGATGAGCGGCGGAAGGTGGACGCCTTTCTCCGCCGACCGGAGGTGAAGGTCGCGAAACAGGGCTTCGTGGCCTCTAACCGCAAGGCGTGGTGGAGTGTCGGACTTCGCAGCCCTGCGCCGATCCTCGCTACCTACATGGCTCGCCGCCCCCCCGCCTTCGTGCGAAACGCGGCAGATGCGCGGCACATCAACATCGCACATGGGCTCTATCCACGCGAGGCGATGTCGGTGCACGCTCTCGCAAAGCTCACTGAGCATCTGAGAGTGTCAGTTACCCTCGGGCAGGGTCGGACGTACGCAGGTGGTCTGACCAAGTTCGAACCGAGGGAGATGGAACGGCTCCCTGTGCCAACGATGGAGCTGCTGAACGATGACGGCTACACCCCCAAGGTGGGACAATGA